The following coding sequences are from one Capsicum annuum cultivar UCD-10X-F1 chromosome 3, UCD10Xv1.1, whole genome shotgun sequence window:
- the LOC107852280 gene encoding uncharacterized protein LOC107852280 has translation MLKLIRVVDLLKERFSSSYLALHLDLLSSERMIDGMTLRVKEAMEFLSLKFQTARKMFPREDLLLLMPQLCSTKWPEIKMCSAVSPLGLLLVPGQQQHMDISSRAAAKMISWLVGSKGVNLNARLYIQELPSVKISTNPWVM, from the exons ATGTTGAAGTTAATAAGAGTAGTGGACCTGCTCAAAGAGAGATTTTCATCATCATATTTAGCACTACATCTAGACCTCCTTAGCTCCGAAAGAATGATAGATGGTATGACTTTAAGAGTAAAGGAAGCTATGGAGTTTCTGTCTTTGAAGTTCCAAACGGCACGTAAGATGTTTCCCAGGGAGGATCTCCTTTTATTGATGCCCCAGCTTTGTTCTACAAAATGGCCAGAGATAAAAATGTGCTCAGCTGTTTCTCCTCTTGGTCTTCTACTAGTTCCAGGGCAGCAGCAACATATGGACATCAG TTCCAGGGCAGCAGCAAAGATGATCTCGTGGCTTGTAGGATCGAAAGGGGTCAACCTGAATGCACGGCTTTAT ATACAGGAACTGCCATCTGTTAAGATTTCAACAAACCCTTGGGTGATGTAA
- the LOC107852278 gene encoding protein ABHD18 isoform X1, which yields MVTVNLGMLHYVLDHVYGAFVHRTKISPPFFSSGWGGTKLELLERMIKQLFLDLQGQNWPPSLVQPVWKTVWESQSATLREGVFRTPCDEQLLSALPPESHIARVAFLAPKSTPPHKMACVVHLADAEAKLPTFAMKSADWCLDPLFMEKEVDEDALGTGDHTFERRLRLGGPLLKENIATMVLESTPMFCSPFYGKRRPLLQRGSKLLCVSDLLLLGRATIEEAQSLLHWLDCEAGFGKMGICGLSMGGVHAAMVGSLHPTPIATLPFLSPHSAVVAFCEGILKHATAWEALRDDLSMPEASMTLEEVKERMRNVLSLTDVTRFPIPKDPRAVIFVAATDDGYIPRHSVLELEKAWPGSEVRWVRGGHVSSFLLHNGAFRRAIVDGLNRLQWKESPL from the exons ATGGTGACAGTTAATCTTGGAATGCTCCATTATGTATTGGACCACGTTTATGGTGCGTTTGTGCACAGAACAAAAATAAGCCCACCTTTCTTTTCTAGTGGATGGGGAGGTACAAAGCTTGAGCTTTTAGAAAGAATGATTAAGCAGTTGTTCCTCGATCTACAAGGCCAGAATTGGCCTCCCTCATTGGTACAACCTGTTTGGAAAACTGTTTGGGAATCTCAATCAGCTACTCTGAGAGAAGGGGTTTTTAGGACTCCTTGTGATGAGCAGCTGCTTAGTGCATTGCCTCCTGAGAGTCACATTGCAAGGGTTGCTTTTCTGGCGCCCAAATCTACGCCTCCTCATAAGATGGCCTGTGTGGTTCATCTTGCTG ATGCTGAAGCAAAGCTACCAACATTTGCTATGAAATCAGCGGATTGGTGTCTTGATCCATTGTTCATGGAAAAAGAAGTTGATGAAGATGCTTTAG GTACTGGAGATCATACTTTTGAGCGAAGATTGCGTCTTGGCGGTCCATTGCTGAAGGAAAATATAGCAACTATGGTGCTTGAGAG CACGCCCATGTTCTGCAGCCCATTCTATGGAAAAAGACGTCCATTGCTGCAGCGTGGGTCAAAGCTGTTATGTGTTAGTGACCTTCTGCTATTAGGACGAGCCACCATTGAAGAAGCCCAAAGTCTTTTACATTGGTTGGACTGTGAAGCAGGTTTCGGAAAGATGGGTATATGTGGACTTAGCATGG GAGGAGTACATGCTGCTATGGTTGGATCATTGCACCCAACACCTATTGCTACACTCCCTTTTCTTTCTCCACATTCTGCTGTTGTGGCATTCTGTGAAGGGATATTAAAGCATGCAACTGCATGGGAAGCACTGAGAGATGATCTTTCGATGCCGGAGGCTTCAATGACTCTTGAGGAAGTGAAAGAACGGATGCGGAATGTGTTGTCTCTCACAGATGTTACACGGTTTCCAATTCCAAAAGATCCCCGTGCTGTAATATTTGTTGCCGCCACA GATGATGGCTATATTCCAAGGCACTCAGTGCTAGAGCTTGAAAAAGCTTGGCCTGGCTCAGAAGTTAGATGGGTTAGAGGAGGGCATGTTTCATCCTTCCTTCTCCACAATGGTGCATTTCGCAGGGCAATAGTGGACGGCCTTAACAGGCTACAATGGAAGGAATCACCTCTGTGA
- the LOC107852278 gene encoding protein ABHD18 isoform X2: protein MVTVNLGMLHYVLDHVYGAFVHRTKISPPFFSSGWGGTKLELLERMIKQLFLDLQGQNWPPSLVQPVWKTVWESQSATLREGVFRTPCDEQLLSALPPESHIARVAFLAPKSTPPHKMACVVHLADAEAKLPTFAMKSADWCLDPLFMEKEVDEDALGTGDHTFERRLRLGGPLLKENIATMVLESPFYGKRRPLLQRGSKLLCVSDLLLLGRATIEEAQSLLHWLDCEAGFGKMGICGLSMGGVHAAMVGSLHPTPIATLPFLSPHSAVVAFCEGILKHATAWEALRDDLSMPEASMTLEEVKERMRNVLSLTDVTRFPIPKDPRAVIFVAATDDGYIPRHSVLELEKAWPGSEVRWVRGGHVSSFLLHNGAFRRAIVDGLNRLQWKESPL, encoded by the exons ATGGTGACAGTTAATCTTGGAATGCTCCATTATGTATTGGACCACGTTTATGGTGCGTTTGTGCACAGAACAAAAATAAGCCCACCTTTCTTTTCTAGTGGATGGGGAGGTACAAAGCTTGAGCTTTTAGAAAGAATGATTAAGCAGTTGTTCCTCGATCTACAAGGCCAGAATTGGCCTCCCTCATTGGTACAACCTGTTTGGAAAACTGTTTGGGAATCTCAATCAGCTACTCTGAGAGAAGGGGTTTTTAGGACTCCTTGTGATGAGCAGCTGCTTAGTGCATTGCCTCCTGAGAGTCACATTGCAAGGGTTGCTTTTCTGGCGCCCAAATCTACGCCTCCTCATAAGATGGCCTGTGTGGTTCATCTTGCTG ATGCTGAAGCAAAGCTACCAACATTTGCTATGAAATCAGCGGATTGGTGTCTTGATCCATTGTTCATGGAAAAAGAAGTTGATGAAGATGCTTTAG GTACTGGAGATCATACTTTTGAGCGAAGATTGCGTCTTGGCGGTCCATTGCTGAAGGAAAATATAGCAACTATGGTGCTTGAGAG CCCATTCTATGGAAAAAGACGTCCATTGCTGCAGCGTGGGTCAAAGCTGTTATGTGTTAGTGACCTTCTGCTATTAGGACGAGCCACCATTGAAGAAGCCCAAAGTCTTTTACATTGGTTGGACTGTGAAGCAGGTTTCGGAAAGATGGGTATATGTGGACTTAGCATGG GAGGAGTACATGCTGCTATGGTTGGATCATTGCACCCAACACCTATTGCTACACTCCCTTTTCTTTCTCCACATTCTGCTGTTGTGGCATTCTGTGAAGGGATATTAAAGCATGCAACTGCATGGGAAGCACTGAGAGATGATCTTTCGATGCCGGAGGCTTCAATGACTCTTGAGGAAGTGAAAGAACGGATGCGGAATGTGTTGTCTCTCACAGATGTTACACGGTTTCCAATTCCAAAAGATCCCCGTGCTGTAATATTTGTTGCCGCCACA GATGATGGCTATATTCCAAGGCACTCAGTGCTAGAGCTTGAAAAAGCTTGGCCTGGCTCAGAAGTTAGATGGGTTAGAGGAGGGCATGTTTCATCCTTCCTTCTCCACAATGGTGCATTTCGCAGGGCAATAGTGGACGGCCTTAACAGGCTACAATGGAAGGAATCACCTCTGTGA
- the LOC107852278 gene encoding protein ABHD18 isoform X3, which produces MVTVNLGMLHYVLDHVYGAFVHRTKISPPFFSSGWGGTKLELLERMIKQLFLDLQGQNWPPSLVQPVWKTVWESQSATLREGVFRTPCDEQLLSALPPESHIARVAFLAPKSTPPHKMACVVHLAGTGDHTFERRLRLGGPLLKENIATMVLESTPMFCSPFYGKRRPLLQRGSKLLCVSDLLLLGRATIEEAQSLLHWLDCEAGFGKMGICGLSMGGVHAAMVGSLHPTPIATLPFLSPHSAVVAFCEGILKHATAWEALRDDLSMPEASMTLEEVKERMRNVLSLTDVTRFPIPKDPRAVIFVAATDDGYIPRHSVLELEKAWPGSEVRWVRGGHVSSFLLHNGAFRRAIVDGLNRLQWKESPL; this is translated from the exons ATGGTGACAGTTAATCTTGGAATGCTCCATTATGTATTGGACCACGTTTATGGTGCGTTTGTGCACAGAACAAAAATAAGCCCACCTTTCTTTTCTAGTGGATGGGGAGGTACAAAGCTTGAGCTTTTAGAAAGAATGATTAAGCAGTTGTTCCTCGATCTACAAGGCCAGAATTGGCCTCCCTCATTGGTACAACCTGTTTGGAAAACTGTTTGGGAATCTCAATCAGCTACTCTGAGAGAAGGGGTTTTTAGGACTCCTTGTGATGAGCAGCTGCTTAGTGCATTGCCTCCTGAGAGTCACATTGCAAGGGTTGCTTTTCTGGCGCCCAAATCTACGCCTCCTCATAAGATGGCCTGTGTGGTTCATCTTGCTG GTACTGGAGATCATACTTTTGAGCGAAGATTGCGTCTTGGCGGTCCATTGCTGAAGGAAAATATAGCAACTATGGTGCTTGAGAG CACGCCCATGTTCTGCAGCCCATTCTATGGAAAAAGACGTCCATTGCTGCAGCGTGGGTCAAAGCTGTTATGTGTTAGTGACCTTCTGCTATTAGGACGAGCCACCATTGAAGAAGCCCAAAGTCTTTTACATTGGTTGGACTGTGAAGCAGGTTTCGGAAAGATGGGTATATGTGGACTTAGCATGG GAGGAGTACATGCTGCTATGGTTGGATCATTGCACCCAACACCTATTGCTACACTCCCTTTTCTTTCTCCACATTCTGCTGTTGTGGCATTCTGTGAAGGGATATTAAAGCATGCAACTGCATGGGAAGCACTGAGAGATGATCTTTCGATGCCGGAGGCTTCAATGACTCTTGAGGAAGTGAAAGAACGGATGCGGAATGTGTTGTCTCTCACAGATGTTACACGGTTTCCAATTCCAAAAGATCCCCGTGCTGTAATATTTGTTGCCGCCACA GATGATGGCTATATTCCAAGGCACTCAGTGCTAGAGCTTGAAAAAGCTTGGCCTGGCTCAGAAGTTAGATGGGTTAGAGGAGGGCATGTTTCATCCTTCCTTCTCCACAATGGTGCATTTCGCAGGGCAATAGTGGACGGCCTTAACAGGCTACAATGGAAGGAATCACCTCTGTGA
- the LOC107852278 gene encoding protein ABHD18 isoform X4, which produces MVTVNLGMLHYVLDHVYGAFVHRTKISPPFFSSGWGGTKLELLERMIKQLFLDLQGQNWPPSLVQPVWKTVWESQSATLREGVFRTPCDEQLLSALPPESHIARVAFLAPKSTPPHKMACVVHLAGTGDHTFERRLRLGGPLLKENIATMVLESPFYGKRRPLLQRGSKLLCVSDLLLLGRATIEEAQSLLHWLDCEAGFGKMGICGLSMGGVHAAMVGSLHPTPIATLPFLSPHSAVVAFCEGILKHATAWEALRDDLSMPEASMTLEEVKERMRNVLSLTDVTRFPIPKDPRAVIFVAATDDGYIPRHSVLELEKAWPGSEVRWVRGGHVSSFLLHNGAFRRAIVDGLNRLQWKESPL; this is translated from the exons ATGGTGACAGTTAATCTTGGAATGCTCCATTATGTATTGGACCACGTTTATGGTGCGTTTGTGCACAGAACAAAAATAAGCCCACCTTTCTTTTCTAGTGGATGGGGAGGTACAAAGCTTGAGCTTTTAGAAAGAATGATTAAGCAGTTGTTCCTCGATCTACAAGGCCAGAATTGGCCTCCCTCATTGGTACAACCTGTTTGGAAAACTGTTTGGGAATCTCAATCAGCTACTCTGAGAGAAGGGGTTTTTAGGACTCCTTGTGATGAGCAGCTGCTTAGTGCATTGCCTCCTGAGAGTCACATTGCAAGGGTTGCTTTTCTGGCGCCCAAATCTACGCCTCCTCATAAGATGGCCTGTGTGGTTCATCTTGCTG GTACTGGAGATCATACTTTTGAGCGAAGATTGCGTCTTGGCGGTCCATTGCTGAAGGAAAATATAGCAACTATGGTGCTTGAGAG CCCATTCTATGGAAAAAGACGTCCATTGCTGCAGCGTGGGTCAAAGCTGTTATGTGTTAGTGACCTTCTGCTATTAGGACGAGCCACCATTGAAGAAGCCCAAAGTCTTTTACATTGGTTGGACTGTGAAGCAGGTTTCGGAAAGATGGGTATATGTGGACTTAGCATGG GAGGAGTACATGCTGCTATGGTTGGATCATTGCACCCAACACCTATTGCTACACTCCCTTTTCTTTCTCCACATTCTGCTGTTGTGGCATTCTGTGAAGGGATATTAAAGCATGCAACTGCATGGGAAGCACTGAGAGATGATCTTTCGATGCCGGAGGCTTCAATGACTCTTGAGGAAGTGAAAGAACGGATGCGGAATGTGTTGTCTCTCACAGATGTTACACGGTTTCCAATTCCAAAAGATCCCCGTGCTGTAATATTTGTTGCCGCCACA GATGATGGCTATATTCCAAGGCACTCAGTGCTAGAGCTTGAAAAAGCTTGGCCTGGCTCAGAAGTTAGATGGGTTAGAGGAGGGCATGTTTCATCCTTCCTTCTCCACAATGGTGCATTTCGCAGGGCAATAGTGGACGGCCTTAACAGGCTACAATGGAAGGAATCACCTCTGTGA